The Treponema medium genome has a window encoding:
- a CDS encoding STAS domain-containing protein — translation MNDAEIIQSFDNEKDKSLKIQLQKVEGLEKCIVIILSGYIDTYNSTFFQKRVTTLIDAGYIQIIFNCAHLDYVSSTGIGSFTAFLKAVKGKGGDIVLLSLQPKVYEVFQLLGFASFFTIHDSLETSIEFFKNKGTNAAPQINLFPKIFSCPICAKKLKAPRAGRFRCSECKTILAVDNNAQVSLG, via the coding sequence ATGAATGATGCAGAAATAATTCAGAGTTTCGACAACGAAAAAGACAAAAGCCTTAAAATACAACTCCAAAAGGTAGAAGGGCTTGAAAAATGTATCGTGATTATTCTGTCGGGATATATCGATACATATAATTCAACATTCTTTCAAAAAAGAGTTACAACCTTGATTGACGCAGGGTATATTCAAATTATTTTTAATTGTGCCCATTTGGACTATGTTTCTTCTACCGGTATCGGTTCTTTTACCGCTTTTCTAAAGGCAGTAAAAGGAAAGGGCGGTGATATTGTATTATTAAGCCTTCAGCCGAAAGTATATGAAGTGTTCCAATTGCTTGGTTTTGCTTCTTTCTTTACTATCCATGATTCCTTAGAAACGTCTATTGAATTCTTTAAAAATAAAGGGACAAATGCTGCTCCTCAGATTAATCTTTTCCCTAAAATTTTTTCGTGTCCTATCTGTGCAAAAAAATTAAAAGCGCCTCGCGCTGGTCGCTTCCGCTGTTCCGAATGTAAAACTATTCTAGCGGTTGATAATAACGCACAGGTTTCACTCGGTTGA